In Pseudomonas deceptionensis, a single window of DNA contains:
- a CDS encoding DNA-3-methyladenine glycosylase — protein MPMMLPDAFFDRDAQLLARELLGKVIRHRVNGLWLSARIIETEAYYIADKGSHASLGYTEKRKALFLDGGHIYMYYARGGDSLNFSAHGPGNAVLIKSAAPWLDELSGPDSLAQMQLNNPDTQGNPRPELKLCAGQTLLCKALGLKVRDWDTKCFDPERLWVDDVRAQPSRIIQTTRLGIPHGRDEHLMYRFVDADYAASCTRNPLRRGQVEGQDFLILE, from the coding sequence ATGCCAATGATGCTGCCTGATGCCTTTTTCGACCGCGACGCCCAGCTGCTTGCTCGCGAATTGCTGGGCAAGGTCATTCGCCATCGGGTCAACGGCTTGTGGCTCAGCGCACGAATCATCGAAACCGAAGCTTATTACATCGCCGACAAGGGCAGCCACGCTTCGCTGGGGTACACCGAAAAGCGCAAGGCGTTGTTTCTTGATGGCGGGCACATCTACATGTATTACGCCCGGGGCGGCGATTCGCTGAACTTCAGTGCTCACGGCCCCGGCAATGCCGTACTGATAAAATCCGCCGCCCCGTGGCTGGACGAGCTGTCGGGCCCCGACAGCCTGGCGCAGATGCAGCTCAACAACCCCGACACCCAAGGCAACCCGCGCCCCGAGCTGAAGCTCTGTGCGGGGCAAACCTTGCTGTGCAAGGCGCTGGGCCTGAAAGTACGAGATTGGGATACCAAATGTTTCGACCCCGAACGTTTATGGGTCGATGACGTCAGAGCACAACCTTCGCGGATTATCCAGACCACTCGCCTGGGCATACCTCACGGGCGGGATGAGCACTTGATGTATCGCTTTGTCGACGCTGATTACGCCGCATCCTGCACCCGAAACCCGCTGCGTCGCGGCCAGGTTGAAGGGCAGGACTTTTTGATTCTGGAATAG
- a CDS encoding bifunctional DedA family/phosphatase PAP2 family protein — MGPWLDSVTGWLTANPQWLGQAVFIVACVECLAIAGIIVPGTVLLFAIAVMAGSGALSLGETLLLGFLGGLLGDMVSYALGRRFHQNIRRLPLLRTHPEWMNGAESYFHRYGIASLLVGRFIGPLRPMLPMVAGMCDMPFPRFLAVSLLAGAGWAVAYLLPGWATGAAIRLPLPEGFWPQAAIVAVGLAALLGLSINASLRRQPKTTLLIGALSLTLLLAVFIGYPHMTAFDEGITALVQEHRSNVMDSAAVLVTQIGNFRTQFLAAALVCVILLFTRQWRAMWFFGGVTLFTALANTATKHFFARVRPEVLVDPLTSYSMPSGHSSGAFAFFVALAILAGRNQPQRMRVTWILLGCLLALTVAMSRVYLGAHWPTDITAGALLAITVNAFALALSQRFMPLEPVPQKIWWLILPSVTALYGFFMLSHLPKELMRYAY; from the coding sequence ATGGGCCCATGGCTCGATAGCGTAACCGGCTGGTTGACAGCCAACCCGCAATGGCTGGGCCAGGCGGTGTTTATTGTGGCGTGCGTGGAGTGCCTGGCGATTGCCGGGATTATCGTCCCCGGCACTGTGCTGCTGTTTGCAATTGCCGTCATGGCCGGTAGCGGAGCGCTATCACTGGGCGAGACGCTGCTGCTGGGTTTTCTCGGTGGACTGCTGGGTGACATGGTCTCCTACGCCCTGGGCAGACGTTTCCACCAGAATATTCGCCGCCTACCCCTCTTGCGCACACACCCTGAATGGATGAACGGTGCCGAGAGCTACTTCCATCGTTACGGCATCGCCAGCCTGCTGGTCGGCCGCTTTATAGGCCCATTGCGCCCCATGCTGCCGATGGTAGCCGGGATGTGCGACATGCCGTTTCCGCGATTTCTCGCAGTCAGCTTGCTGGCCGGGGCTGGCTGGGCGGTGGCCTACCTGCTGCCGGGCTGGGCAACCGGCGCGGCCATTCGCCTGCCGCTGCCTGAAGGCTTCTGGCCTCAGGCGGCCATCGTTGCCGTTGGCCTGGCGGCCCTGCTGGGTTTGAGCATCAATGCCAGTCTGCGTCGCCAACCCAAAACCACGTTGCTGATCGGCGCGTTGAGCCTGACGCTGTTGCTGGCGGTTTTTATTGGCTACCCGCATATGACGGCCTTCGACGAAGGCATCACGGCCCTGGTGCAGGAGCATCGCAGCAACGTCATGGACAGTGCCGCTGTGCTGGTGACGCAAATCGGCAACTTCCGCACGCAGTTTTTAGCGGCAGCGCTGGTGTGCGTCATCCTGCTGTTTACAAGGCAATGGCGGGCAATGTGGTTCTTTGGCGGGGTCACGCTGTTTACCGCCCTGGCCAATACGGCAACCAAACACTTCTTCGCACGGGTACGGCCCGAAGTACTGGTCGACCCGCTGACCAGTTACAGCATGCCCAGCGGCCACAGCTCTGGCGCGTTTGCGTTTTTTGTTGCGCTGGCGATTCTGGCCGGGCGCAATCAGCCGCAGCGCATGCGCGTCACCTGGATACTGCTGGGGTGCTTGCTGGCCCTCACCGTGGCAATGTCACGGGTGTATCTGGGCGCTCATTGGCCAACCGACATCACGGCAGGCGCCCTGCTCGCCATCACCGTCAACGCATTCGCTTTGGCGCTGAGCCAGCGATTCATGCCGCTGGAGCCGGTCCCGCAGAAAATCTGGTGGCTGATCCTGCCTTCTGTCACCGCGCTATATGGCTTTTTCATGCTTAGCCACTTGCCCAAAGAGCTGATGCGCTACGCCTATTGA